The Enterobacter huaxiensis sequence TTTGCAGGGTGGACGTTCACGTCAACCTGATGCGGGTCGATCTCAAGATAAAGCACAAACGCGGGCTGCTGATCCGCGCCGAGCTTGTCTTCACAGGCCTGGCGGATAGCGTGGTTAATCAGGCGGTCGCGCATCATGCGGCCATTCACATAGCAATACTGGATCTCTGCAAATGCCGCACTGCTGGCGTTCGGATCGGCAACCCAACCGCGCATGGCCAGGTCGCCGTGCTGCCACTCTATGGCCAGCGCCCGTTCAAGGAACGGCGTCCCGCAGATAGCGCCTAAGCGACGCTCCTTCTGCCCGCCTTCCGCCACCGCGCGATACTGACGCATCACCTTGCCGTTATGGCTGAGGTTAATGGTGACATCAAATCGCGCCAGCGCGATGCGGCGAATGATCTCGTCGATATGGCCGAATTCGGTCTTCTCGGTACGCATAAATTTGCGTCGGGCGGGGGTGTTGTAGAACAGATCCAGCACTTCCAGCGTGGTGCCAACAGGATGGGCCGCAGGCTTGACCGTGACATCCATATCGCGCCCTTCGGCGTAGGCCTGCCAGGCTTCCTGCTGTTCCGCCGTACGGGACGTCAGGGTTAGACGCGAAACGGAGCTGATACTGGCCAGCGCTTCGCCGCGAAACCCGAGGCTGACGATCGCTTCCAGGTCGTCCAGCGAGGCAATTTTACTGGTAGCGTGACGGGCCAGCGCCAGCGCCAGCTCGTCTTTTTTAATGCCACAGCCGTTGTCACGAATGCGAATAAGCTTCGCGCCCCCGCGTTCGATATCAATATCAATGCGGGTTGCCCCCGCATCGAGGCTGTTTTCCACCAGCTCCTTCACCACCGACGCAGGGCGTTCCACCACCTCACCGGCGGCGATTTGGTTCGCGAGCTGCGGCGGTAGAACCTGAATCGGCATGAACTCTCCTTAATTTGTGGCGGTCATCTCACCCGGCTGGGCTGCGCTGGCCGTCTGGCCAGCCCCGCCCTGCGGCGCGGACTGCAGCGGATGAGCATCAAAGTATTTACGCAGACCGTTATAAATCGCCTCGGCAATTTGCTGCTGATAGCTGTCGCTTCCCAGCAGACGCTCTTCACCGTTGTTGCTGATAAAGCCCGTCTCAACGAGGATGGACGGGATATCCGGCGAGCGCAGAACGCCAAGGCTGGCATGTTCCGGGCGTCGTTTATGCAGCACGCCTATGCTTTGCAGCTGGTTCAATACGTTAGTGGCGACATCATACCCGACGCGCTGAGAATGACCGAATTGTAAATCCAGCACCGCCTGGCTGAGGTACGGATCTGACTGGCTGTTGGCCAGCACGTCGCCCGCCCCGCCCAGGAGTTCAGACTGCTTCTCGTGCTCTTCGAGCCAGTTGGCCATTTCGCTGTTAGCGCGACGGTTGGAAAGCACCCATACCGAGGCGCCTGTCGCGTTACGGTTCGGCGCGGCGTCCGCATGGATCGACACCAGGAAGTTCGCGTTCTGCTTGCGCGCCACGTCTGAACGCCCCATCACCGAAATGAAGTAGTCGCCGTCGCGGGTCAGCACGCCTTTGAACATTGGGTCGTCGTTTAAGAGCGTACGCAGCTTACGGGCAATCGCAATGGTGACATTTTTCTCACGCGTGCCGCCCGGGCCGATGGCGCCCGGATCTTGCCCGCCGTGCCCCGCATCAATGGCGATAATCACCTTATCGCCGCTGACCGCTGCGCGACGCGCGCTGGCGGCCGGACGCGTCACCGTGTTGCTGCTGGTTGCCGCCGTAATGCGATCGTTCTGCGCTTTAAACGGATTGCGGGCAGGCTCAGACGGACGTGGAGTATAAACCGGCTCTTCAACACGCTTCGCCACGACAGGCGCCGGTGGAGGCGGCGGTGGCGGAGGTGCATCGGCATTGATGGTAAAGACCACGGTGAAGGTCCCACCGTTCTGCTGCTTCACCGCCTTCGTTTTGCCCTTTTCGGTCAAATCGACCACCAGACGCAGCGACTGCGCATCTTTTGGCGTACCGGAACGGATGCTTTTCACCAGATTATTACCGCTGAACTGCAGCGGCAGCCCCTGGATCACGCCCGTTTGCTTGATATCCAGCGCCACGCTGCGGCTGTCTGGCTGTGAAAATGCATACTCAGGATCGCCCATAAAGC is a genomic window containing:
- the amiB gene encoding N-acetylmuramoyl-L-alanine amidase AmiB, giving the protein MRHRVKGWLLAATVLLCAQAGAATLSDIQVSNGDSQARITFSFMGDPEYAFSQPDSRSVALDIKQTGVIQGLPLQFSGNNLVKSIRSGTPKDAQSLRLVVDLTEKGKTKAVKQQNGGTFTVVFTINADAPPPPPPPPAPVVAKRVEEPVYTPRPSEPARNPFKAQNDRITAATSSNTVTRPAASARRAAVSGDKVIIAIDAGHGGQDPGAIGPGGTREKNVTIAIARKLRTLLNDDPMFKGVLTRDGDYFISVMGRSDVARKQNANFLVSIHADAAPNRNATGASVWVLSNRRANSEMANWLEEHEKQSELLGGAGDVLANSQSDPYLSQAVLDLQFGHSQRVGYDVATNVLNQLQSIGVLHKRRPEHASLGVLRSPDIPSILVETGFISNNGEERLLGSDSYQQQIAEAIYNGLRKYFDAHPLQSAPQGGAGQTASAAQPGEMTATN